TTGTCGTGCACCGTATACTGCTCTGGCAGGCACAAGGAATTGATGTCGAACAGCGGATGCTGGCCTTATCGACCTATGTCGGCCATGCAATGATCACCAACACCTATTGGTACATCACGGCGGTGCCTGCGCTCATGGCGCGAGCCGCCGAGCAGTTCGAGCCGCTGCGACCAAGCGCGGAGGCCCGCCATGTCTAACATCAACGCGCCACTCGCACCTTCCTTTTCGGCGCTGGTCCAACACTTCTTCGCCGACTATCTGCTCGCCCAACGCGCGATGAGTTCCAATACTGTCGCTTCCTACCGGGATGCGATGCTGCTGTTTCTGGACTTCGCGCACGAACGCCTGGGTAAGATGCCAACTGAGTTGTGCCTGGCAGACCTCGACCCGGACTTGATTTTGGCCTTCCTCGACCACTTGGAGCAAAAGCGCAGCAACTCGGTCCGCAGCCGTAATCTGCGTCTGACTGCTCTGCGCGCGTTCCTGAAGTTCGCCGGACGGCGCGATGTTGCCTCTTTGTTGACTGTTGAACGGGCGCTCGGCGTGCCGATGAAACGGTTTGATCGTCCGATGTTGGGATTTCTTTCACGCGAGGAGATGCTCGCGGTGATTGGCCAGCCAGGGCCAACCTGGACGTCCCAACGTGACTATCTCTTGCTAACGATGCTTTACAACACCGGGGCACGCGTCTCGGAGATCGTTGCGGTGCAGATCTCTGATGTTGTACTGAACACGTCTACATGTGTTCACCTGCACGGAAAAGGCCGAAAGCAGCGTAGCGTACCCTTGTGGAAATCAACGGTCCAGGATATCCGCACTTGGCAGCGACGCAATCCGCAACTCTTAGCGAATTCGCCGTTGTTACCGAACCGAGATGGCCGAGCCATGACACGCAACAACGTCAACCAACGACTCGCTATCGCCGTGGCCAGTGCCGCTCAAACTTATCCCTCGCTCGCGAAACGGTCTGTTTCGCCGCATACGATACGCCACTCAACAGCGATGCACATGTTGCAATCCGGCGTCACCTTCAGCGTGATTGCACTTTGGATGGGCCACGAGAGCACCACAACAACACATCGATATGTCGAAGCAGACCTGACCATGAAAGAAAAGGAACTCGCGCGGTTGGATGAGCCCGAAGCGGGGGTCCCGCACTATCGCCCGCCCGATAAGCTCAGAGCCTTCCTTGAAGCCCTCTAAACTATGTTAAGACGGCGCTGGCTCCAGCACCTTTTGGTGGCGGAGCCAGACCAACAAACTTCACATAGTTCGCATGTTCACATAGGGGTCGCTATGTGAAGCTTCACATAGCGACCCACAGCTGCCATCGGGCCTTCGAGCAACGACGACGGCAATGCCACCCAGAGCGGACATTGCGAGAAGCCTCATTTTCATCAGTGACGCCGCCGATTTCGCCCGCCCGCGGACCGCCTGCCTGGCATTCTGCGCGGGAGCCGATTCCGGACTGGGACCTCCTCCAGCAGCCCGAGCCCGACTTCGAGTTCGATCAGCGCATCTCCTGGTAGCCGCCGTCTCTGTCACGCAGGAAACGGTGCGGCCCCGCTCGTCTCCCG
Above is a genomic segment from Thiorhodovibrio litoralis containing:
- a CDS encoding tyrosine-type recombinase/integrase, encoding MSNINAPLAPSFSALVQHFFADYLLAQRAMSSNTVASYRDAMLLFLDFAHERLGKMPTELCLADLDPDLILAFLDHLEQKRSNSVRSRNLRLTALRAFLKFAGRRDVASLLTVERALGVPMKRFDRPMLGFLSREEMLAVIGQPGPTWTSQRDYLLLTMLYNTGARVSEIVAVQISDVVLNTSTCVHLHGKGRKQRSVPLWKSTVQDIRTWQRRNPQLLANSPLLPNRDGRAMTRNNVNQRLAIAVASAAQTYPSLAKRSVSPHTIRHSTAMHMLQSGVTFSVIALWMGHESTTTTHRYVEADLTMKEKELARLDEPEAGVPHYRPPDKLRAFLEAL